ACATATCATTACTATTTTTTTATATCAAAATTTATATCTTCAATATTTTTAGCCTTAATCAACTGAACGATATGTCAGTTTTTTTTAATATGCGTTAGAGTCTATTTAAAAAGTTCAGCATGACTGCCTGTTCGATAAAGAATAATCTCTATATTCTCTATCTCGTAAATTAAAATCCAATCTGGTTCAATATGACAATCTCGTTTACTTTTATATTCGCCTCTAAGCGGATGATCTTTATATTTAATAGGCAATACCTGTCCTTCAGCGAGCATTTCAATAACATCTAATAATTTTTCTATATCTTTTCCGCCTCTGATAAGTTTTTTAATATCTCTCTTAAACTGGCTCGTCCTTCGCACCTTTAGTTTCAAGACAGTAAATCCTTTTTTAATTCTTCTACCGTTTTGAATATTGGCATTGTAGATTTATCTTGATCAAATGCTTTTAAAGTCTTTTCATTAGGTATTTCAAGCAAATTTACGCTTTGCTCAATTTCTTCATCTTCAAGAATATATCTGATAACTGATAGTCTATCTTTTTTTGGTAATGAACGAAATATTAAATAAAATGCTTCTGCTGTGCCAACTGACTTAAATTTTCGTAATTGTTTTCGCTTTTCCATAATTTTTTCTTTCCATACAATACTGACATATCATTACTATTTTTTAATATCAAAATTTCTATCTTCAATAATTTTAGCCT
This portion of the Desulfobacterales bacterium genome encodes:
- a CDS encoding type II toxin-antitoxin system YafQ family toxin: MKLKVRRTSQFKRDIKKLIRGGKDIEKLLDVIEMLAEGQVLPIKYKDHPLRGEYKSKRDCHIEPDWILIYEIENIEIILYRTGSHAELFK